A window of Primulina huaijiensis isolate GDHJ02 chromosome 9, ASM1229523v2, whole genome shotgun sequence contains these coding sequences:
- the LOC140984339 gene encoding uncharacterized protein — translation MTSLSTWPDNSASLTAQSSSNFQPPQRQVTPPDGHSQQSNSRQSNVYNLLARREVSPRTKRTPKRLWGKASSHTDFSGIQCEIAKDAKQELFSWAEAESLLRLSARYCPLLPPPRSTIAAAFSADGKTLASTHGDHTVKIIDYQTGKCLKVLSGHRRTPWVVRFHPLHPEVLASGSLDHEVRLWDAKSADCIGSRDFYRPIASIAFHAQGEILAVASGRKLYIWHYDRRGEASSPRIILRTCRSLRAVHFHPHAAPFLLTAEVNDLDSSDPSMTLATSPGYLRYPPPTIYLADTHSSYRSNYGNEPPIMSIPFLLWPSIGRRDGMSPSQQNNGDANPNASQHMVDSSASVRLLTFSTPSGRYELVLSPIESSSSPVRQDVQNNSLTREMDDAVSQPAVDAMESDMQTEETSNPSFPIGDSAYWEIPFLQGWFIGQTQAGQPALLPQNGGASEGLSSYSAMGNPSSIVPLVIPNNVGTSRVSSRSGSRHRSSRSRTIPTVGSSDVAAFNGIPSDQSNSQPFMNQVQSEVAISLAAAAAAELPCTVKLRIWSHDVKNPCAPLDTKQCLLTIHHAVLCSEMGAHFSPCGRFLAVCVACILPNMETDPGFQGHVRHDVTEASTSPTRHPVLAHQVVYELRIYSLEAAAFGSVLASRAIRAAHCLTSIQFSPTSEHLLLAYGRRHSSLLKSVVIDGDQTMPIYTILEIYRISDMELVTVLPSAEDEVNVACFHPAVGGGFVYGTKEGKLRILQCDISHGFNSEVSSIPDYNMFEVPAYTIGG, via the exons ATGACGTCATTGTCCACGTGGCCCGATAATTCAGCCTCCCTCACCGCACAATCGTCGTCAAATTTTCAGCCGCCGCAGAGACAGGTGACGCCCCCAGATGGTCATTCCCAGCAATCGAATTCGAGACAAAG TAATGTATATAACTTATTAGCTCGAAGGGAGGTATCTCCTCGAACAAAAAGGACTCCAAAAAGATTATGGGGCAAGGCATCAAGTCATACTGATTTCTCGGGAATCCAATGTGAAATAGCTAAAGATGCGAAACAGGAGCTTTTTTCATG GGCTGAGGCAGAGTCATTGTTACGTTTATCAGCCAGGTATTGCCCTCTACTACCTCCACCTAGGTCTACCATTGCAGCAGCCTTCAGTGCCGATGGAAAGACACTTGCTTCTACCCA TGGAGATCATACAGTCAAGATAATCGACTATCAAACTGGAAAATGCTTAAAGGTGTTGAGTGGTCATCGGAGGACACCTTGGGTG GTGAGATTCCATCCACTCCATCCAGAAGTTCTTGCAAGTGGAAGTTTGGATCATGAAGTTCGATTATGggatgcaaaatctgcagattGTATTGGATCGCGCGACTTTT ATCGCCCAATAGCTTCAATTGCCTTTCATGCCCAAGGGGAAATTTTGGCTGTAGCTTCAGGCCGCAAG CTCTATATATGGCACTACGATAGGAGAGGGGAGGCTTCCTCGCCAAGGATTATACTGAGGACATGCCGTTCACTCCGTGCTGTGCACTTCCACCCACATGCTGCGCCATTTCTTCTTACTGCTGAG GTCAATGATCTTGACTCATCAGACCCTTCAATGACGCTTGCAACTTCCCCTGGATACTTGCGCTACCCCCCTCCTACTATATATTTGGCAGATACTCACTCTTCTTATAGATCAAATTATGGAAATGAACCACCAATTATGTCTATACCATTTTTGCTTTGGCCTTCGATTGGTCGACGTGACGGAATGTCACCTTCACAGCAGAATAATGGGGATGCAAACCCTAATGCTTCACAACATATGGTGGATTCTTCTGCCTCTGTGCGGCTTCTCACCTTTTCAACTCCTTCTGGACGGTATGAACTTGTATTGTCTCCGATCGAATCGAGTAGTTCTCCTGTGCGACAAGATGTGCAAAATAATTCCTTAACAAGGGAAATGGATGATGCTGTTTCTCAGCCTGCAGTGGATGCAATGGAGTCAGATATGCAGACCGAAGAGACAAGCAATCCTTCTTTTCCAATTGGTGACTCAGCATATTGGGAGATTCCATTTTTGCAAGGCTGGTTTATTGGTCAAACTCAAGCTGGCCAACCTGCGTTGCTCCCACAAAATGGAGGGGCTAGTGAAGGTTTGTCTTCTTATAGTGCAATGGGGAACCCATCATCGATTGTTCCTCTGGTAATTCCAAACAATGTTGGCACATCAAGGGTTTCTAGTAGATCAGGTTCACGCCACCGGTCCTCACGGTCTCGCACGATACCAACAGTTGGATCTAGTGATGTTGCTGCTTTTAACGGTATTCCATCAGACCAGAGCAATTCACAACCTTTTATGAATCAAGTGCAATCCGAGGTAGCCATATCTCTAGCTGCAGCTGCAGCTGCCGAATTACCTTGCACAGTGAAACTTAGAATATGGTCTCATGATGTGAAAAATCCTTGCGCTCCTCTTGATACAAAACAATGTCTCTTAACGATTCACCATGCTGTACTTTGTAG TGAAATGGGTGCACATTTTTCACCATGTGGAAGATTTTTAGCTGTCTGTGTGGCGTGTATCCTGCCAAACATGGAAACGGATCCAGGGTTCCAAGGCCATGTTCGGCATGATGTAACAGAAGCTTCAACATCTCCAACTAGACATCCAGTTTTAGCACACCAAGTTGTGTATGAGCTAAGGATTTATTCCCTTGAAGCAGCTGC TTTTGGCTCAGTTCTAGCATCTCGAGCTATCCGAGCTGCTCATTGTTTGACTTCAATACAG TTCTCTCCTACATCAGAGCATCTGCTACTTGCCTACGGCCGGCGCCACAGTTCCCTTCTTAAAAGTGTTGTTATTGATGGAGATCAGACAATGCCAATTTATACTATCCTGGAG ATCTATAGAATTTCCGATATGGAACTTGTGACGGTTCTTCCCAGTGCAGAAGATGAGGTTAATGTGGCCTGTTTCCATCCTGCAGTTGGTGGTGGCTTTGTATATGGAACCAAG GAAGGAAAGCTTAGGATTCTTCAGTGTGATATATCCCACGGATTTAATAGTGAAGTATCCTCCATTCCTGATTACAACATGTTTGAG GTTCCGGCATATACAATAGGAGGCTGA